The Acanthochromis polyacanthus isolate Apoly-LR-REF ecotype Palm Island chromosome 2, KAUST_Apoly_ChrSc, whole genome shotgun sequence genome contains a region encoding:
- the fhod1 gene encoding FH1/FH2 domain-containing protein 1 isoform X1 yields the protein MASIVCRVQYLEDSDPFICTNFPEPRRPPPVSLEENQPLSEQVAGIHKLLEAPLKLEDCTLQVSPSGNYLDLDSSLLEQRDELESFYEDVAKGKKPLLILRTQLSVRVHHILEKLYNSHGPELRRSLFSLKQLFQDDKDLVPEFVASEGLTCFIKVGAEADHNYQNYILRALSQIMLFVDGMNGVINHSETVQWLYTLTGSLSRLVVKTSLKLLIVFVEYAESNSPLLINAVNTVDTNRGVKPWTSIMEVLEEKNGADTELLMFAMTLINKTLAVLPDQDSFYDVTDSLEQLGMEAVISKHLNNKGAEPDLKAQFTIYETALRNEDGDIDDSAPHLRKERRKMAAGEQDGRKSRRSSNQSLPDVLSPSSSLSSPVLSPVSPSLSSPTTTPGSRASSPLTSDSSASSPSGSRRGSPLPPTANGSMSSEQQEVISQSQGRSFLSHHMSALGLSRKSRLFSKTSSIHEEPQAASSSSSSDSSQMNSDHLSNKTETKEPKTSFNSGEEDQVFCPEDCSVNLDKPVLRKFQGTFLRSLAATQWEKKRKSKHLSQSQLSTADDVISPSPQPTEEEGGGAEAAGHGSTSGSSDSNGLSDSQNESVFPVQRQCSTLSNDKKFLLDMLYSKTPAAPLSPTTPDTTEEEAGGGGSFLPGEDPTGRVSERLSSFRARSVEPSVPSESTASRKAELEGLEGSAQAALARLAEERQNWNLRQQSSIDAEAHARRLETTQMVPLGPGGPSDAWDQLQPSAAALRIKDLDFSDLLDEEDIDVLDMDTFDSSASCLTGLPQPPPAPPGMAPPPPPPPPPGGIAPPPPPPPPPGGVAPPPPPPGGVAPPPPPPPPGAPPPPPPSAGGQKKKKTVKLFWKELKQADGPTKCRFGRGTVWASLDKVTVDTARLEHLFESKAKELPVTKQKGPETKKSEILVLDPKRSNAINIGMTVLPAVHVIKTAILNFDEFAITKEGIEKILTMTPTEEEKQKIQEAQLANPDVPLGTAEQFLLSLASISALTPRLQLWAFKLNYEVLEKEIAEPLFDLKLGMEQLASNQTFKRILATLLAIGNFLNSSNAKGFELGYLEKVVEVKDTVHRQSLLHHTCSLVVENYPQSSDIYSEIPAITRSAKVDFELLSENLVQLERRCKASWDNLKVVAKHETKAVLKNKMTEFLKDCTQRIIILKVVHRRVINRFHSFLLFLGQPSSSVRDIKVTSFCRIISEFSLEYRTTRERVLTLKRKRAAHRERTKTRGKMITETEKFSGAVPLQDEPSPVSMATEAEPGQEEHENMKNLLISENMDQRGLRRSRAIRSLGRVSPSQMAAAREDGSSPQDDATDEIMDQLVKSVTQNPSDRTSSPKTRKRSRLNRKSLRRTLKSGLSVDVVQALGLNKTGDKV from the exons gaaaggaaagaaaccTCTGCTGATCCTCAGAACTCAGCTGTCTGTCAGAGTCCACCACATCCTGG aGAAGCTCTATAACTCTCATGGTCCAGAGCTCCGTCGCTCTCTGTTCTCCCTCAAGCAGCTGTTTCAG GACGATAAAGATCTGGTTCCTGAGTTCGTGGCGTCTGAAGGTTTGACGTGTTTCATTAAAGTTGGAGCAGAAGCCGATCACAACTACCAGAACTACATCCTCAGAG CTCTCAGTCAGATCATGCTGTTTGTTGATGGAATGAACGGAGTGATCAACCACAGTGAGACGGTCCAGTGGCTCTACACCCTGACAGGAAGTCTG TCCCGTCTGGTGGTGAAAACGTCTCTGAAGCTTCTCATCGTGTTCGTGGAGTATGCAGAGTCCAACAGTCCTCTGTTGATCAACGCCGTCAACACAGTGGACACGAACAGAG gtGTGAAGCCGTGGACTTCCATCATGGAGGTTCTGGAGGAGAAAAATGGAGCTGACACCgagctgctgatgtttgccATGACGCTGATCAACAAG aCTCTGGCGGTGCTGCCGGACCAGGACTCCTTCTACGACGTGACGGACAGCCTGGAGCAGCTGGGGATGGAGGCTGTCATCAGCAAACACCTGAACAACAAGGGGGCGGAGCCTGACCTGAAGGCACAGTTCACCATCTATgag acagctCTCAGGAATGAGGACGGTGACATCGATGACTCCGCCCCTCACCTCCGtaaggaaagaagaaagatgGCCGCCGGTGAGCAAGATGGACGGAAGAGCCGCCGATCGTCCAATCAGAGCCTGCCGGACGTCCtgtccccctcctcctccctgtcctCCCCTGTCCTCTCCCCCGTCTCCCCGTCCCTGTcctcccccaccaccacccccgGCAGCAGGGCGTCATCTCCACTGACCTCCGATAGCTCCGCCTCCAGCCCCTCTGGCTCCAGGAGAGGATCCCCGCTGCCCCCAACAGCCAATGGCAGCATGAGCtcagagcagcaggaagtgaTCTCACAGAGCCA GGGTCGCTCTTTCCTCAGTCACCACATGTCAGCTTTGGGTCTCAGCAGGAAGTCCAGACTGTTCTCTAAAACCAGCTCCATCCATGAGGAGCCTCAAGCAGCCAGCAG CAGTTCCTCCTCTGATTCGTCTCAGATGAACTCGGATCATCTCAGCAACAAGACGGAAACTAAAGAACCTAAAACCAGCTTCAA CTCAGGGGAGGAAGACCAGGTGTTCTG cccTGAGGACTGCAGTGTGAATCTGGACAAACCCGTCCTCAGGAAGTTTCA AGGCACCTTCCTGCGCAGCCTGGCCGCCACTCAgtgggagaagaagaggaagagtaAACACTTGAGCCAATCACAGCTGTCCACGGCTGATGATGTCATATCCCCGAGCCCCCAGCccacagaggaggagggaggaggggctGAAGCAGCGGGTCATG gTTCAACATCCGGCAGTTCAGATTCTAACGGACTCTCAGACTCCCAGAATGAATCAG tgtttccGGTGCAGCGTCAGTGCAGCACGCTGTCCAACGACAAGAAGTTCCTGCTGGACATGCTTTACTCCAAAACACCTGCAGCTCCTCTGAGCCCCACGACcccagacaccaccgaagaagaagcaggaggaggaggaagcttcCTACCTG GTGAAGATCCAACCGGTCGAGTGTCAGAGCGTCTGTCCAGCTTCAGAGCGCGCTCAGTAGAACCCAGTGTTCCCAGTGAGAGCACCGCCTCCCGCAAGGCAGAGCTGGAAGGTCTAGAAGGTTCTGCTCAGGCGGCGCTGGCCCGACTAGCTGAAGAACGTCAG AACTGGAACCTCCGGCAGCAGAGCAGCATCGATGCAGAGGCCCACGCCCGGCGTCTGGAGACCACCCAGATGGTTCCGTTGGGTCCTGGAGGTCCGAGTGACGCCTGGGACCAGCTGCAGCCGAGCGCCGCCGCCCTGCGGATCAAAGACCTGGACTTCTCCGACCTGCTGGACGAGGAGGACATCGACGTTCTGGACATGGACACCTTCGACTCCTCGGCTTCCTGCCTGACCGGCCTCCCCCAGCCTCCACCTGCTCCCCCAGGCATGgctcctcctcccccacctccccctcctccagGTGGTATAGCTccgccccctcctccccctcctcctccaggtgGTGTAGctccaccccctcctcctccaggtgGTGTCGCTccgccccctcctccccctcctcccggtgctcctccccctcctcccccctcagCGGGGggtcagaagaagaagaagacggtgAAGCTGTTCTGGAAGGAGCTGAAGCAGGCAGACGGACCCACCAAGTGTCGCTTCGGTCGGGGAACGGTGTGGGCGTCACTGGACAAGGTTACCGTGGATACGGCCCGCCTAGAACACCTGTTTGAGTCCAAGGCCAAAGAGCTGCCTGTCACCAAG CAGAAAGGTCCTGAGACCAAGAAGTCTGAGATTCTGGTTCTGGACCCGAAGAGGAGCAACGCCATCAACATCGGTATGACCGTCCTGCCAGCGGTCCACGTCATCAAGACCGCCATCCTCAACTTTGATGAGTTCGCCATCACCAAGGAGGGAATCGAG AAGATCCTGACCATGACGCCCActgaggaggagaagcagaagatCCAGGAGGCCCAGCTGGCCAATCCAGATGTTCCTCTGGGCACCGCCGAGCAGTTCCTGCTGAGCCTGGCCTCCATCAGTGCCCTGACCCCACGACTGCAGCTCTGGGCCTTCAAGCTGAACTACGAGGTTCTGGAGAAG GAAATCGCTGAGCCGCTGTTCGACCTGAAGCTGGGGATGGAACAGCTGGCGTCCAATCAGACCTTCAAGAGGATCCTCGCTACGCTGCTCGCCATCGGGAACTTCCTGAACAGCTCCAAt gctAAAGGCTTTGAGCTGGGCTACCTGGAGAAGGTGGTGGAGGTGAAGGACACGGTCCACCGTCAGTCTCTGCTGCATCACACCTGCAGCCTGGTGGTGGAAAATTACCCACAATCCTCGGACATCTACTCAGAGATCCCGGCCATCACCCGATCTGCCAAG GTGGACTTTGAGCTGCTGTCGGAGAACCTGGTCCAGCTGGAGCGCCGCTGCAAAGCATCATGGGACAACCTGAAGGTGGTGGCGAAGCACGAGACCAAAGCAGTCCTGAAGAACAAGATGACCGAGTTCCTGAAGGACTGCACCCAGAGGATCATCATCCTGAAGGTGGTGCACCGCAGGGTCAtcaacag GTTCCACTCGTTCCTGCTGTTTCTTGGCCAGCCGTCCTCCTCTGTCAGAGACATCAAGGTGACCAGTTTCTGTCGGATCATCAGTGAGTTTTCTTTGGAGTATCGAACCACCAGAGAACGAGTTCTGACCCTGAAACGGAAACGAGCCGCTCACAGAGAGAGAACCAAGACCAGAGGGAAGATGATCACTGAG ACAGAGAAGTTCTCAGGGGCGGTGCCTCTTCAGGATGAACCCTCGCCGGTCTCCATGGCGACGGAAGCGGAGCCTGGTCAGGAGGAACACGAGAACATGAAGAACCTGCTGATCAGCGAGAACATGGACCAGAGAGGCCTGAGGAGATCCAGAGCCATCCGCa GTCTGGGCCGGGTCAGTCCATCTCAGATGGCAGCAGCCAGAGAAGATGGGTCGAGTCCTCAGGACGACGCCACCGATGAGATCATGGACCAGCTGGTGAAGTCCGTCACCCAGAACCCGTCTGACCGGACCTCCAGCCCCAAGACTCGCAAACGCTCCCGACTCAACAGGAAGTCAT
- the fhod1 gene encoding FH1/FH2 domain-containing protein 1 isoform X2 — protein MASIVCRVQYLEDSDPFICTNFPEPRRPPPVSLEENQPLSEQVAGIHKLLEAPLKLEDCTLQVSPSGNYLDLDSSLLEQRDELESFYEDVAKGKKPLLILRTQLSVRVHHILEKLYNSHGPELRRSLFSLKQLFQDDKDLVPEFVASEGLTCFIKVGAEADHNYQNYILRALSQIMLFVDGMNGVINHSETVQWLYTLTGSLSRLVVKTSLKLLIVFVEYAESNSPLLINAVNTVDTNRGVKPWTSIMEVLEEKNGADTELLMFAMTLINKTLAVLPDQDSFYDVTDSLEQLGMEAVISKHLNNKGAEPDLKAQFTIYETALRNEDGDIDDSAPHLRKERRKMAAGEQDGRKSRRSSNQSLPDVLSPSSSLSSPVLSPVSPSLSSPTTTPGSRASSPLTSDSSASSPSGSRRGSPLPPTANGSMSSEQQEVISQSQGRSFLSHHMSALGLSRKSRLFSKTSSIHEEPQAASSSSSSDSSQMNSDHLSNKTETKEPKTSFNSGEEDQVFCPEDCSVNLDKPVLRKFQGTFLRSLAATQWEKKRKSKHLSQSQLSTADDVISPSPQPTEEEGGGAEAAGHGSTSGSSDSNGLSDSQNESVFPVQRQCSTLSNDKKFLLDMLYSKTPAAPLSPTTPDTTEEEAGGGGSFLPGEDPTGRVSERLSSFRARSVEPSVPSESTASRKAELEGLEGSAQAALARLAEERQNWNLRQQSSIDAEAHARRLETTQMVPLGPGGPSDAWDQLQPSAAALRIKDLDFSDLLDEEDIDVLDMDTFDSSASCLTGLPQPPPAPPGMAPPPPPPPPPGGIAPPPPPPPPPGGVAPPPPPPGGVAPPPPPPPPGAPPPPPPSAGGQKKKKTVKLFWKELKQADGPTKCRFGRGTVWASLDKVTVDTARLEHLFESKAKELPVTKKGPETKKSEILVLDPKRSNAINIGMTVLPAVHVIKTAILNFDEFAITKEGIEKILTMTPTEEEKQKIQEAQLANPDVPLGTAEQFLLSLASISALTPRLQLWAFKLNYEVLEKEIAEPLFDLKLGMEQLASNQTFKRILATLLAIGNFLNSSNAKGFELGYLEKVVEVKDTVHRQSLLHHTCSLVVENYPQSSDIYSEIPAITRSAKVDFELLSENLVQLERRCKASWDNLKVVAKHETKAVLKNKMTEFLKDCTQRIIILKVVHRRVINRFHSFLLFLGQPSSSVRDIKVTSFCRIISEFSLEYRTTRERVLTLKRKRAAHRERTKTRGKMITETEKFSGAVPLQDEPSPVSMATEAEPGQEEHENMKNLLISENMDQRGLRRSRAIRSLGRVSPSQMAAAREDGSSPQDDATDEIMDQLVKSVTQNPSDRTSSPKTRKRSRLNRKSLRRTLKSGLSVDVVQALGLNKTGDKV, from the exons gaaaggaaagaaaccTCTGCTGATCCTCAGAACTCAGCTGTCTGTCAGAGTCCACCACATCCTGG aGAAGCTCTATAACTCTCATGGTCCAGAGCTCCGTCGCTCTCTGTTCTCCCTCAAGCAGCTGTTTCAG GACGATAAAGATCTGGTTCCTGAGTTCGTGGCGTCTGAAGGTTTGACGTGTTTCATTAAAGTTGGAGCAGAAGCCGATCACAACTACCAGAACTACATCCTCAGAG CTCTCAGTCAGATCATGCTGTTTGTTGATGGAATGAACGGAGTGATCAACCACAGTGAGACGGTCCAGTGGCTCTACACCCTGACAGGAAGTCTG TCCCGTCTGGTGGTGAAAACGTCTCTGAAGCTTCTCATCGTGTTCGTGGAGTATGCAGAGTCCAACAGTCCTCTGTTGATCAACGCCGTCAACACAGTGGACACGAACAGAG gtGTGAAGCCGTGGACTTCCATCATGGAGGTTCTGGAGGAGAAAAATGGAGCTGACACCgagctgctgatgtttgccATGACGCTGATCAACAAG aCTCTGGCGGTGCTGCCGGACCAGGACTCCTTCTACGACGTGACGGACAGCCTGGAGCAGCTGGGGATGGAGGCTGTCATCAGCAAACACCTGAACAACAAGGGGGCGGAGCCTGACCTGAAGGCACAGTTCACCATCTATgag acagctCTCAGGAATGAGGACGGTGACATCGATGACTCCGCCCCTCACCTCCGtaaggaaagaagaaagatgGCCGCCGGTGAGCAAGATGGACGGAAGAGCCGCCGATCGTCCAATCAGAGCCTGCCGGACGTCCtgtccccctcctcctccctgtcctCCCCTGTCCTCTCCCCCGTCTCCCCGTCCCTGTcctcccccaccaccacccccgGCAGCAGGGCGTCATCTCCACTGACCTCCGATAGCTCCGCCTCCAGCCCCTCTGGCTCCAGGAGAGGATCCCCGCTGCCCCCAACAGCCAATGGCAGCATGAGCtcagagcagcaggaagtgaTCTCACAGAGCCA GGGTCGCTCTTTCCTCAGTCACCACATGTCAGCTTTGGGTCTCAGCAGGAAGTCCAGACTGTTCTCTAAAACCAGCTCCATCCATGAGGAGCCTCAAGCAGCCAGCAG CAGTTCCTCCTCTGATTCGTCTCAGATGAACTCGGATCATCTCAGCAACAAGACGGAAACTAAAGAACCTAAAACCAGCTTCAA CTCAGGGGAGGAAGACCAGGTGTTCTG cccTGAGGACTGCAGTGTGAATCTGGACAAACCCGTCCTCAGGAAGTTTCA AGGCACCTTCCTGCGCAGCCTGGCCGCCACTCAgtgggagaagaagaggaagagtaAACACTTGAGCCAATCACAGCTGTCCACGGCTGATGATGTCATATCCCCGAGCCCCCAGCccacagaggaggagggaggaggggctGAAGCAGCGGGTCATG gTTCAACATCCGGCAGTTCAGATTCTAACGGACTCTCAGACTCCCAGAATGAATCAG tgtttccGGTGCAGCGTCAGTGCAGCACGCTGTCCAACGACAAGAAGTTCCTGCTGGACATGCTTTACTCCAAAACACCTGCAGCTCCTCTGAGCCCCACGACcccagacaccaccgaagaagaagcaggaggaggaggaagcttcCTACCTG GTGAAGATCCAACCGGTCGAGTGTCAGAGCGTCTGTCCAGCTTCAGAGCGCGCTCAGTAGAACCCAGTGTTCCCAGTGAGAGCACCGCCTCCCGCAAGGCAGAGCTGGAAGGTCTAGAAGGTTCTGCTCAGGCGGCGCTGGCCCGACTAGCTGAAGAACGTCAG AACTGGAACCTCCGGCAGCAGAGCAGCATCGATGCAGAGGCCCACGCCCGGCGTCTGGAGACCACCCAGATGGTTCCGTTGGGTCCTGGAGGTCCGAGTGACGCCTGGGACCAGCTGCAGCCGAGCGCCGCCGCCCTGCGGATCAAAGACCTGGACTTCTCCGACCTGCTGGACGAGGAGGACATCGACGTTCTGGACATGGACACCTTCGACTCCTCGGCTTCCTGCCTGACCGGCCTCCCCCAGCCTCCACCTGCTCCCCCAGGCATGgctcctcctcccccacctccccctcctccagGTGGTATAGCTccgccccctcctccccctcctcctccaggtgGTGTAGctccaccccctcctcctccaggtgGTGTCGCTccgccccctcctccccctcctcccggtgctcctccccctcctcccccctcagCGGGGggtcagaagaagaagaagacggtgAAGCTGTTCTGGAAGGAGCTGAAGCAGGCAGACGGACCCACCAAGTGTCGCTTCGGTCGGGGAACGGTGTGGGCGTCACTGGACAAGGTTACCGTGGATACGGCCCGCCTAGAACACCTGTTTGAGTCCAAGGCCAAAGAGCTGCCTGTCACCAAG AAAGGTCCTGAGACCAAGAAGTCTGAGATTCTGGTTCTGGACCCGAAGAGGAGCAACGCCATCAACATCGGTATGACCGTCCTGCCAGCGGTCCACGTCATCAAGACCGCCATCCTCAACTTTGATGAGTTCGCCATCACCAAGGAGGGAATCGAG AAGATCCTGACCATGACGCCCActgaggaggagaagcagaagatCCAGGAGGCCCAGCTGGCCAATCCAGATGTTCCTCTGGGCACCGCCGAGCAGTTCCTGCTGAGCCTGGCCTCCATCAGTGCCCTGACCCCACGACTGCAGCTCTGGGCCTTCAAGCTGAACTACGAGGTTCTGGAGAAG GAAATCGCTGAGCCGCTGTTCGACCTGAAGCTGGGGATGGAACAGCTGGCGTCCAATCAGACCTTCAAGAGGATCCTCGCTACGCTGCTCGCCATCGGGAACTTCCTGAACAGCTCCAAt gctAAAGGCTTTGAGCTGGGCTACCTGGAGAAGGTGGTGGAGGTGAAGGACACGGTCCACCGTCAGTCTCTGCTGCATCACACCTGCAGCCTGGTGGTGGAAAATTACCCACAATCCTCGGACATCTACTCAGAGATCCCGGCCATCACCCGATCTGCCAAG GTGGACTTTGAGCTGCTGTCGGAGAACCTGGTCCAGCTGGAGCGCCGCTGCAAAGCATCATGGGACAACCTGAAGGTGGTGGCGAAGCACGAGACCAAAGCAGTCCTGAAGAACAAGATGACCGAGTTCCTGAAGGACTGCACCCAGAGGATCATCATCCTGAAGGTGGTGCACCGCAGGGTCAtcaacag GTTCCACTCGTTCCTGCTGTTTCTTGGCCAGCCGTCCTCCTCTGTCAGAGACATCAAGGTGACCAGTTTCTGTCGGATCATCAGTGAGTTTTCTTTGGAGTATCGAACCACCAGAGAACGAGTTCTGACCCTGAAACGGAAACGAGCCGCTCACAGAGAGAGAACCAAGACCAGAGGGAAGATGATCACTGAG ACAGAGAAGTTCTCAGGGGCGGTGCCTCTTCAGGATGAACCCTCGCCGGTCTCCATGGCGACGGAAGCGGAGCCTGGTCAGGAGGAACACGAGAACATGAAGAACCTGCTGATCAGCGAGAACATGGACCAGAGAGGCCTGAGGAGATCCAGAGCCATCCGCa GTCTGGGCCGGGTCAGTCCATCTCAGATGGCAGCAGCCAGAGAAGATGGGTCGAGTCCTCAGGACGACGCCACCGATGAGATCATGGACCAGCTGGTGAAGTCCGTCACCCAGAACCCGTCTGACCGGACCTCCAGCCCCAAGACTCGCAAACGCTCCCGACTCAACAGGAAGTCAT